TCCGGTAAAGCAGTGCAAGTGATTGCAATGTTTGAAGCACTTGGGTTGCCACTTTGATTTTCTTGAGATCCTTAGAATAAGGAGAGGGGGTGACCACCCGCCAAGAAATAGATTATACGTTTCattttgatgcaaaaaaaaaaagagagaaaaagttatTGCCTCTACATCAACAGGAGAAAAAAAGGGTTCGGTTCACTGACCAATTCAAGTTGCATTCTGATGCGGCTCATCGGTATCGCTCTGTCTCGTGGTCTCTGTTCATGTTTTCACGGTCGATAGCCACCGACTTATATCTACTTGGCCCTCCGGCACAAGATTCTGCTTCTGAAACTGCTTGAGATACCTTGGTGAGTGATACAGATTAACAGCCATCAAAATGATTCTACACAATGCAATATCTTTCATCGACAGAATCTGGGAAAAAAACCAAAGTATTGGCACAAGCATCAACTTTTCCAAATGGTTCAAAGTTATTAAATAGTGTAAAAAGAAGACCAAGATACATCTTAAGACAGCTTCAATAGATTTCCtccagaaaagaaagaaaggaagaaagcatCAGTGGGTCAGACTTACGTCCTGCAACGGTATCGGTCTGATGGTATGAATGGCTAATTTaatgtggaaaaaaaaaaggattggtTTAGTCAACTGAATTGGAGTATAGAATTAAACCATTTACTCTACCATTGATAATGTTCTGATCATTTCCTCAAATGTTCATTACTGTGGACAAAGAACATTGTTGTTCATCTATGGTCGAGGCTACTTCTGAGATCATAGCAATCTACTTTTTCTCACAAAGATGTCGAGCACATTTCATCCATGTAGTTTAAAGGAGAACATATGCTTCAACAACTGGGTTTCTAACCAATGGCTGTAACACATCCCTGGAGAACATGGTACCAAGCTACATTATTAACCATCAACTAAATTCTCTTCGGATATGAGTCAAGGTGGAGGGACCAAATCATTACCTCATCTATGACTCTGCACCATTGCTTCAAAGAAGAGCACATTTGGTCAATAATGCAACGAACATAAGACAAAGGTCTGATAGCAACACATTGTGAGGAACAGAGCAAATATCAAGCACCTTGTTATGGACCATCCTTtatgaaagcacagagagcataGAATACGATGCCAAACAACAGCACTGACTCCCTAAATTATCCGAGCCATGCCAGGGATTGTAGGCAACATCTTCATCTTCATGGTCTGTTCTTCCCAAGATTATCCAGCTGCCACATCCTGTCAAGAAACTTCTTGTTTAGTTTTATGAAGACCCACCAATCGCAATGGAAAGGTTTTTCTTGTGTGTTCAAAAGAAATCTGGATCGTCTCCATCAGGGTGATCCGACGAAAGATACAATGATAGTTGCATCCTGACTTTATGATCTTGCACAAACTCTCGGTAGAAAACAAGAACGCAAACATAGAGAAGCATCTCATGCAAACACAGAGCACTGTCTAAAATTATAGCATACGGAACTTGACATAACAAATTCAAGTTATCAAGTGTTCACTTTGTCCGATGCACAATCTAAAATTATAGCATAACAGCAAGGAATTATTCGTCATCCCCATACTTTGGTAAACCGGCCAAGATATGCTGTGCCAAATGAAAGGTCTTGTCACGGAAATGACACCGTAGCACTATATGAAATGCAGTCATCAGATTTCCTACTTGGTGTACATTTGAACCATACCAACCATACCCATAACAACGGCATCCATACTAAAAACAATGAGAATTTTTGAAATCTCATATTGTGATAATTGACATGACAAAGTATGCTTAAGAATAAAGGAGAGCATTTAATCTGAATAGTATTCTTGGAGATCTTTCACGCAAAGAATTATTTACATTCCACTAGGGATGATAAGGTCAACAGATACAATgcataagaataactaaattctATTCTCGGAGAAGCTTCACTCAAAGAATTCACTATATAATacataagaataactaaattctGTTATTGGAGATACTTCACTCAAAGGATTGACTACAGTCCACTAGGAATGCTTAAGGATAATGGGATGCATTTAACCTAAATACTATTCTTCGAGACACTTTGCTCAAACAATTATCTACAAAAGACATTGCTTAAGGATAACGGAGAGCATTTGATCTGAATACTGTTCTTCAAGACACTTTCACTCAAAGAAGCATCTACTTTCCACCAGGGATGATAAATACAATTTCATCTAGTAACATAACtggaaaattattattattattattatttttatgtagAATGACCTTCGAATGGCAAAATATGTTACTGCATTATATGTAGCAAGCAACTATGAAGACGAAAAAgattgaaaataatagaagaaccctaaacccgtcaaaatagagaacaaaaatttccatgaagtGCGACTTCTTTACGGAATGGGACTTATATCGGCTCAACCTTTATGAACTCATTATTCATCATTGACTGAAAATGGACAAACAATTCCAGTCTTTCATGCCCGCAGGTTCGATACCCACCccccaaaccaaaaaaaaaaacctttcgtTAATTATTCGCCATTATCGAGATGCATATGACAATCTAAACAAAGTATGCCCAAAAAGATTGCGATCCGCGTCGAATGGaattaaaagaacaaaaattacCCAATTCCTCGTTCGTTGGTGCAAAACCCTAGGCTAGGAGACGAACGGTGACATAGCAATGGCGAGCGACACGCACAAGTGTCCACCGGCAAAAAGAACCTTATCCGAGATACAGAATCCCATGAAATCAAAAGAGAGATCGGATTAAGAGAATTGGAGACGGGCAATCTTGCGGAACGAGGCAGCAGAAACGGGTCGGATTTCTTCCGCTATATGGGCCGCGTTTACCGCTCACTAGTCATTATTGGACGTCGGATCAAAATCAATATTTACGAATCATAAAGCAGTTAAGATAGATACATAGTATATTCTATTTCACCTCCCATCTCCCGCGTTATTTTGTTTAATTACCATCCAACCATCTGATTTCTTTTACTCTCGCGGATGGGGCGGTCACCAAAATCCAAAGCCGGAAGCTCCGGATCGAAGAAGGCGAGCGGAGAGGAGAGAGGACGACGCGACCTGGTCGGCCGGCGACGGGAAGAGGAAGACGCGGGCATCGACGTTGTGGTTCTACTACTGTGACCGGAATTCGACGACGAGACGATCCTCCTCCAGCTCCAGTAGGCCAAGCACTTCGAGTGCCATGTCTGCCACAAGAAGCTCTCCACCGCCGGCGGCATGGCCGACCATGTCCTCCGGGTCCACAAGGAGACCGTCACCAGGCAATCTCTCAATTACTTCTGAAACCCTAATTCTTTTCTTGATCTGATCATTTCTTGGTTTCTTGTCTTTGTGCCCCCATCTGTTGATGCATGAGAAGTTTGTTACGGTAGATGTTTTGATATGTAGGGTTGTAAGGTTGATATATGTAAATCTGTAGTGTTGATCATAGGAAGTGTTCATTTTCGAATGCCAAAGTTAATTTAATTCGTAGAGCTTGGAGGGTTTTTGCCGGCTGACCAATTGGGAAGAGGAACGTTGTCGTTCTCTGTCTGACCGATCAAGATTCTGAAACCCCAAGGCTTTTCTTGATGATATACGTAAATCCGTAGTGTTGATCCTGTTTGATTGTAGCAAGTGTTGATTTCCAAACATGAAGGTTAATGTAATTCTTGGAGCTTTGAGGATTTTCGCTGACCAATTGGAAGGATGGAATCAGGATTCTGAAACCCTAAGTCTTTTCCCGATGTGATTACGTGCCCTGGACTTGtgtgttctttctttctttctttcttctgggATATGCAGATGCATGAGAAGTTTGTCATGGTAGATGTTTGATATTTAGACTGTAAGGTTGAGATGTTGATCCTGTTTGATTATAGTAAGTGTTGGTTTTTGAGTATGAAGATTAATGTAATTCTTTAGAGATCTGAGGAGTTCTCCTGTAACCTGTTTTACTAATAGCTATCATCCCATTAAGATCTGTTATTTTCTTGGTTTAGTCGAGCCATGtaattataggaatatttttttgcTTGTTCATTAAATCTAGAATTTCTACATTTTCTTATGTCATTTTTGCCATGCCATCAGCTTAATTCTCTGTCCAGTTTTCTTTTCGTTTGATGTTCTGAACCTCTGTTTCTTTCATCCAGAGTTCATGATGCTAAGCTTTTGAGAGAATCAACAAAAAGTGAGATCTATGGCATGCAAGAAATGCCTCCTGATTTCTCATCATCTCGCTATGCAGAAGGTAATATTTCTTTCATGTGCTTCCTTTCTGATAACTTAACAAAATGGTCAACACATGTAGATAGTTGTTTATGATAACTCAATGAAATTGTCAACACGTGTAGATAGTTGTTTATTATGATGTTCCTAGTTTATATATTATTGCTAGTTTGTGCTCAAAATACAGTATTCCTCAGTTCGACACATCTTTATTGAATGATTTCTTGATGTTAAAAGTTTTTCTTTTCGATATCTTCATCATGAGGGGTATTATTTTGATTTGCCATTTTCTTCATATTAAGGGTCTTGAATGCTTGTATCCCACATACTAAAGGCACCCACCCGAGACTTTCTCTTTGTAGTACTTTCTATTATCCTTTAGTAATGCACTTAGTTTAACTTTATTCACTCTACTACTGCTTGTATATCGGAGAGCTGAATTGAATGCTCCCAAGTTTCAAGACAATAAATTTCAAACTCAATCCTATCAAATTTCAAGAAAATGATTCATATCTtgagataattatgaaaattcaaaACCATCAAAGTACAATGCGCTATGAATTTAATATGTATTGTAATTTGTGTTTGATGTTTAATAAATCGTGACTCATTAATTTGTTGGTTGAGGGATTCAATGTACATGGGATCTATAAAAGGGGAAGGAAGGAAGATTGATGGGGCATTCTTGTTTTTGAAACATTATCAAACTTTTATATTTTGAGCTACTAGCTCGTAGTTATCTCTTTGAAAAAGAGAGAGTTTTCTTTTGTTCTCCCATATCTGATTTCTTTttttcatcctcttcttctctcttcatcttgttttacatcatttggtatcagagtcttccTACGCTCTTGGAGTACTTCTTTCTTATGGCAACTAGAAGGGGTAGACGGCAGCGACGCGACGAAAGAATAATGCAACCGGATAGAGATGAAAGGGATGCATAAATTGAAGCACTAAGGAGACAAGTTGAAGAGCTTACTATATGTCTTGAATGTCTAGAAACCCATGGCTCTAGAGGCTTAGACTATGGTTATGCAAGTGATAGATTCGAAGACATGAATCCCTTTGCATTCAAAGAAGCTGTAGGAGACTTATCCGTGGAGAGGTTTTTTTCGTTCAAATGACAATATCATGATTGACTTGTCGGAGTTCCATAGTCGACTTCAACCTGAAGAATTTATTAATTGGCTTAATATTGTTGAGAATTTCTTTGAGTACAAGGAGATACCAAAGATCGAAAAGTAAAATTAATTGTTATAAGGTTTCGAGGCTACGTCTCAAATTGGTGGGACAAGGTGCAAGAGATGCACCTTCAGAAAGGGAAGATGAAGATTTCATCTTGGGAGAAGATGAAATTCGGCTCCGTGAGAATTTTCTTCCATCTGATTATGTTCAAACTTTCTTTTCACAATTTAACAATCTTTAGTAAGGTAGCAAAACCGTCATCAACTACACTGAAGAATTCTACAAGTTGATGACCCGAAATAACACTCAAGAGATGGAAGAACAACTTGTTCCAAGATATGTCGGCGGCCTACGAATTATGATTCACAATGAAGTGGAGATGCAACGAGTATGAATGTTATCTGATGCTTATCAATTAGCACTAAAAGTTGAAGCAAAACATATTAAAAGTGGAGCAAAGAGGTATTCTAATGTTCCTTTACATTCCTCTTCTAAAGCTGACTCTACTCGTTATAATGTTAGTGGATCAAAAGCTAGCaaaatcatgaaaaatgcatCCAAACTAACTCCTGCCAATCGTGGAGGACAATCTAGTCGCACCAGTCACTTGcctacttgctttaaatgcaaatgaGTAGAACATTACATGAACAAGTGCCCAAATAGACAAGCTAATGCACGAGTTAACTTTGTGGAAGAATAAGATGCCAATGAACAACTTAAAGATATTGAAAAACCAATATATAATGAATGCCACGAGGAGGCTTCCGAAGAAATTGCACCACCCGAAGAAGGTGAATGCTCGATAATCCATAGAGCGTTTGCTACTCCAAGAGATGATTCTAATGAAGAATAGttacaaaataatattttcaggACATGTTGCAAGTCTCAAGACAAAGTTTGTTCTCTTGTTATTGATAGTGATAGTTGTGAGAATATTATCTCAAGATATGGTAGATAAGCTTAAGCTCAAGATAGAACCATATCGGATTGCATGGTTCAACAAAGACAACGAGGTACGAGATACTAATCGCTGCCTATTTTCTTTTTCaacgaaaaaaaattataaagataatatgtggtatgatgtaGTACCAATGGATATTAGCCATATACTCTTGGGAAGACCATGGCAATATGATAGGTGTATTATCCATGATAGTAGAAAGAACACTTATACTTTTAAATTCAATGGAGTTAGAATTGTGTTTTTTGCCATGCAAAGAAGAGTTTGCTCCCAAACCTTTACAAGAGAAAGCGAAGAAAGTGGAGTTGTATTTATATTAGTTGCTAAAGAATGCATGCAGCCTATGGAAATTCTTGGTGAAGTAGAAGCTATTTTGGAGGAATTCAAATACATATGTTCTGAAGAACTTCCTAGTGGCATACCTCCTCTTCAAGACATTCAATATCAATTTGATCTAATTCTAGGAGCGGTCTTTCCAAACAAATCTCACTATCGGATGAGTCCAAAAGAACACGAAGAGTTGAATAGAATAGTTATGGATCTACTacaccaatgatttaaaaagcgctaggcgccaaaagatgccaaggtccaaaaatgctcgaggcgctcgcccgagcgaagcgaggcgctaaaatataaaaatatataatataattaataaatataattatttaaaattttaaataaaaatatgctattaaattaagaaaatctaagatacaaaatcacaatgtcacattaacaaaaagtttcaaaattcaaaacaataaaattttacattaaaataaaaattaacaacattaaaatcaaaataatatattattaatctattaacagtattgaaaattaatcatttcaaaattcaaataaacttaatattaagagtatactgtatactgagcctgacggagaaacgaggaagcagcgacgAGCGGTGGCAGCGGCAgccggaaagggaaagggagcgggaggtgcgagcagcgggagggctcgcgggagtcgcgagcagcgggaaggctcgcgggagggctcgcgagagggctcgcgggaggcgcgagcagcgggagggctcgtgggaggcgcgagcagcgacaagcaacgacagcgggagcaggagcgacgagcagcgagatcgggagcgacagcggcaacgggttagggttgggtaagggttatatcggtttagttggttcgattgaaccaactaacaaccgaaccaggactgaaccagacctaaaatcctggttcggtcacttggtttacccaggcgctctcccgaagtgcccagcgcctgggctcgggcgagcgcccaggtggcgcctgggacattagcgaggcactcgggcctcgcctcgcctcgcccgagcgcctctttcaatcactgtaCTACACAAGGGTTATATTCGAGAAAGTTTAAGCCCGTGCACCTTTCCAGCTCTATTGACTCTAAAGAAGGTTGGAACTTGACAGATGTGTGTCGATAGTCGAGCTATCAATCGAATTACCATCAAGTACATATTTCCTATTCCATGTGTGGAGGATATGTTTGATATGCTTGCTGCTGCTcaaattttctctaaaattgatcgaTGAAGCGGTTATCACCAAATTGGTATTAAACCAAGAGATGAATGGCAAACTGCTTTCAAGACTCGAGACGGTTTATATGAATGACTAGTTATGTCATCTGGACTTTCAAATGCTCTGAGCACCCTCATCCAGGTACTGAATCAAATTCTACATCCTTATATTGGGAAGTTTGttgttgtttactttgatgatattcGTATTTATTATCGTAACAAACTTGATCATATTGAACATTCGAGAACTATTCTATCAATATTGATGGCAGAAAAACTATATGTAAATCTTAAGTGTTCCTTCATGACCTCTAGCCTAGCTTTTCTAGGCTTTATCTTAACCTCGGTAGGTATCCAAGTGTTCCTATCCAAACTTGGCTAACAACAACATCTTTACAAGATATTCGAAGTTTTCATGGGTTGGCATCCTTTTAACGTCGATTTATTCAGAATTTTAGCACTATTGTAGCTCCTCTAACCGATTGCATAAAGAAAGAAGTGTTTTAATGAATACTTGAGGCAAACAATAATTTTGAACTATTAAAGGTGAAATTATCCACTATTCCTGTTCTTTAGTTACtgattttttctaaaatatttgaaGTTGATTATGATGCCTCTCATGTGGGTATGGTGGAGTACTTAGCCAAGATAGACATTCGCTTGCATTCTTTAGTAAAATGCTTAACAATTCAAGAAAGAATTATTCAACCTATGATATTGAATTTTATGCTATTGTTCAAGTACTACGACATTGGAGAACTTTTTTGATCCAACGAGAATTTATCTTAAATTCTGATCATGAAGCTCTTAAACATATAAATTCTCAAGCAAATCTCAATAGGTGACATGCAAGATGGGTGGCATTTTTACAAGACTATACTTTTGTCTTGAAGCATAACAATGGAATGTGTAATAAGGTTGCAGATACACTTAGTTGGCGATTAGCGCTTCTTAATACTATGCGAGCTTCTTAAAACTATGCGAGCCCAactaaaatgatttgatgaaataagAAATACTTCAATGATGAAGATTTtggagaaatatgcaagttatgcACGAAGGGTCATCATGAAGATTATGTTATTGAAGATGGTTTTCTCTTTCGTGGAACTTAACTTTATATTCCTAAATATTCTCTAAGAGAGCATGTTATCCAAAAACAGTACTTCTCAGTAAGGTGAAATATTTTTGGCCAACAATCTATCGAGATGTTACACGTTATGTGAAAAGATGTTGAATATGCTGAACATCAAAAGGGCAAACTCAGAATCTTGGTGTATATACTCCTTTACCAATTCCTAAATGCTCCCTAGGAAGACATTAGTATGAATTTCGTGATTGGTCTATCAAAAACTCAAAGAGGTACATATTCTATCTTTGTTGTTGTTGATCGATTTGCCAAAATGGCATATTTTATTCCTTGCAAAAAGATCATATACTTCTTATATTGCTAACCTTTATTTCAATGAAGTGGTCAAACTTCATGAAATTCCTAAATCTATCACATCAGATAGAGATACtaaatttcttagtcatttttgaagaagtttatggaAGAAATTTGACACCAACCTATTATATAGTAAGTGCTTGTCATCCTTAaatagatgggcaaactgaggttgtTAATAAAACCTTAGATAATCTGCTACGATGTTTTGTTGCAAAAGATCAAAACAATGGGATCTCATGCTACCTTGTGCTGAATTTACTAATAACTTTGTGGTTAATCGTTCTACGGGCAAGACTCAATTTGAGATTGTTTATGATCGTATTTCAGCTCATTATCTAGATCTTGTTGAAGTACCTGAATCATCTTTATCGAGTTCAAAGGAAGAGGACTTTGTTGAAGTACAAAAATTCATAAAGAAGTTAAAAAGAACAAATTGCACATACAAACGGGGTCAAAGAACAAATTGGTCAAGAGCTCTCAATGAATTAGGAGCTAGCAGGCCCCTTAATTCAAAAGTCTCTTTGTATTATTCTTTTGGACTTGAATAAATTCTCATGTGTTTGTTGTGATGAAAGGAACTTCATGATGAAAGGAAAATCATGATTCAAGCTTCTAATGATTTTCTTAAATCTGACCGGGTattcatagattttttttttttaattgcaagACTATTGTCATCCGAATGTTTCCTTGTTGTGTATACTTGGTCTCTTGATGCTTCTCTTATCATTTAGATCATATGTTTCTTCCCATAGTATCTGGTGCTTACTCATTGGGCTCTTAGTcagattgataattatgtttaattCTAGCATTTTATTTAAGCAATTCACTTAGTTCACATTGTTTAAATCTCTTTGCCAAAAGAGATTTGTAATATATATGGATTTTGTTGAGATCACCACCATCTTCTATAAATAATATTGTTCTCTTCAAAAAATATCGTGCCTTTGAAGTTTGAAGTTCAAAAAATAGTCTCTAatattgaaacaaaaaaaaacatgtaCAATGATGATGACAGTCAATGAACCATTCGCTTTGATAAACCATTCACTTTGAGCGGGATGACTTGTGTCGAAAGAAAAGGTTTCTTCCATACTTTTTTATTtatggtttaaaaaaaaaaaagagagatgaaaACACCAACCACAGTTACTTTATTTAAGGTAGGTTGGTTGGTACTCGCTGCAGCAAGAACAAAAGTTGCGAGGAGCCTGACGTTTTGCTAATGATAAGAACACACACTCCTTAGGCGGCAGTTAAGGTGTTGCCAATGTCGATGACGAATCGGTACCTGACGTCGCCCTTGCTAAGTCGTTCCATGGCCTCGTTCACGCGGTCCATGCTGACGAGTTCGATGTCCGCGGTTATGTTGTGCTCTGCAGCGAAGTCTATCATCTCCTGCGTCTCCTTAACTCCTCCGATGCAGGTACCGGCTATGCTTTTCTCACCTGTGTTTCCTCCCCCGtttcagattttttatttttattaaaaaataatctccCTCaccgaagaaaagaaaaaaaaaatgataaatctcCACCACCAACCTACCCAGGATGAGAGAAAATGCGTCCAACTGCAACGGCTTCTCGGGTGCTCCCGCCATGATCATCTTCCCGCGAGTCTTCAACAGAAACATCAATGGCGTAACATCATGCACCGCCGAAACCGTGTCGATGATACCATCCATGGTACCCATGGCAGCCTTGGAAACATACGTGCATCAGTCAGTCAATTGTGGTCATGCGACAGCGCGCTttggaatgaatgaatgaatgaatggtaCCCACCTGCATTCGTCCAGGGTCGCTGCTCACCAAGAAATCATCGGCTCCCAGACGCTCCGTGGCTTCCTTCTCCTTGCCCGGGGAAGAGCTTATCACGGTAACTTTCATCCCCAAGGCCTTGCCGAACCTAACAGCCACGTGGCCCAGACCACCGAGGCCGACCACTCCGAGATGCTTTCCGGGCTGGTCCAGACCGTGGTACTTCATGGGGGCGTACACGGTGATACCCGCACACAGCAGTGGGGCGCCACTGTCCGAGGGCATGTTCTCCGGGAACCGGATCACGAAGTGTTGATCCACCACGATCATGTCGGAGTAGCCTCCGTATGTCATCGTGCCGTCCACGTTGACGGAATTGTAGGTGAATACGAGTCCAGGACAGTGGTTCTCGAGACCCTGCTGGCAGCCATGGCAAGAGCCAGAGCGGCAAGAGTTAACCATGCACCCAACCCCCACCCTGTCTCCTACCTTGAATTTCTGCACGCTCCCCCCGACTTGGGTTACCATCCCAACGATCTCATgcctgcaaaaaaaaaaacaaaaaaccccAAATTAGACGTACAGGGAAAGGCCCCAAGGAGACTTATTAGACGTGGGTTTGGGCATACCCCGGGACGACCGGATAGGCCGTACGTCCCCATTCGTTCCTGGCAACGTGAAGGTCGGAGTGGCACATCCCACAATACAATATCTTGATCGTAACATCCTCATCcccgttattcctgcacacaaaaAATTAACACTAATCACATTATTTGACACGCATCAGATTTTATGCCtaccatacaaaaaaaaaaaaagggtacaaGAAACGACCATTTTTCCTATTTTCGTATCTCATACGTGATAACAAAAGAACGTATGGGCTGTCGTCGTATAGCCGTTCCTGCTTCGCATCTGAATGACGAGGCCGGCATATAAGATAAAAGCAAACTCTCACAACACCACTATCACGTACTATATTGGATGATGCACATCTGCTGACACATCAATTTGAATCCCTCCGGGAGAGAGAGAGGGTCCTGCCTACCCTACCCTAGTCTTTCTTTGCCTTCGATTAGCAAAAGATGTGCGTAATTTTCAGGGAATCTTTGAATACGGGCTCCTACATAATTTCATCGTACCACACACAATACGGGCATCCTCCGAATCTTGTATAATTATTAGTCTATGATCGGTCCTACTTTGTTTCGAGACAAGACGAGAAAGAAAGACATCATCGAATCTCTTCTTCTCTATTCTCCATGCGTTCCTTTAAACTGTGTCGTCGGATTCCTTCTTTCTACCCATTCTATCATGTTACTATTCATTTTCGTCACCGATTCTCTCCCCAAAATAACTCCATCGGCAACACAGTGGAGCAGCAGCTTACATCTCCTCTAACATACAAAATATGCATCGTTCGGAAAACAGAACAAAAATAAATTCATCAAATTACGACATAAGAAACGAATCCGAAAAAATACATTACATACGCCTTCTGATATTTTCTTTTGCCTATTTGTCAGCTTTGCCAACTTTGTGAACTCGTGAACTGATAACGTAGGAAAGAACACGAGAAAGCTACTCGAAGAAGGTTCTTAAAGAAACGGTTCAAGAACAGGAGCCTGGGGGGAGTGCAAGTGTTGGGAGGAAGATGGGGAGAGAAACGAAAGAGAAAATCGAATAAGAAccaaaggaagagaagaaaaccGTCACAAAACTACCCAGAAAATGATGCCATCGctttaattttgtttttctttctttcatcgCTCCCCGCTTTCCGAAAACTCACAGATGAAGAAAATACGATCGATTAAACGCATTTCTTGAAGGAAACATGAGAACAAATTCAAGATCTTCGAGAAGGCGACGGAAAAAGAAACAGAGCATCGAGCGAGACTCCTCCGGAGGTGGTGACGAGATCCAAGACAGAAAAGCGCAACAGGAAAGGCGTGAATCGAGAGAAACGGCTGGGGGGAGTTCACCTCCGGGAGAACGCGAAGGGAGAGAAGAGTCCGGAAGCGTCCCTCGCCGCCCACCCGAACGCCTTGCGCGGGTGCTCCTCCTCCGGGGATGTCGCCTTCCTCACCCCGTTCTCGGTTGCCGCCTCCCC
This genomic stretch from Musa acuminata AAA Group cultivar baxijiao chromosome BXJ3-9, Cavendish_Baxijiao_AAA, whole genome shotgun sequence harbors:
- the LOC135648905 gene encoding 8-hydroxygeraniol dehydrogenase-like codes for the protein MGEAATENGVRKATSPEEEHPRKAFGWAARDASGLFSPFAFSRRNNGDEDVTIKILYCGMCHSDLHVARNEWGRTAYPVVPGHEIVGMVTQVGGSVQKFKVGDRVGVGCMVNSCRSGSCHGCQQGLENHCPGLVFTYNSVNVDGTMTYGGYSDMIVVDQHFVIRFPENMPSDSGAPLLCAGITVYAPMKYHGLDQPGKHLGVVGLGGLGHVAVRFGKALGMKVTVISSSPGKEKEATERLGADDFLVSSDPGRMQAAMGTMDGIIDTVSAVHDVTPLMFLLKTRGKMIMAGAPEKPLQLDAFSLILGEKSIAGTCIGGVKETQEMIDFAAEHNITADIELVSMDRVNEAMERLSKGDVRYRFVIDIGNTLTAA